A stretch of the Gossypium hirsutum isolate 1008001.06 chromosome D07, Gossypium_hirsutum_v2.1, whole genome shotgun sequence genome encodes the following:
- the LOC107958643 gene encoding protein CUP-SHAPED COTYLEDON 3 — translation MGLRDIGATLPPGFRFYPSDEELVCHYLYKKIANEEVLKGTLVEIDLHTCEPWQLPEVAKLNANEWYFFSFRDRKYATGFRTNRATTSGYWKATGKDRTVVDPRTQQVVGMRKTLVFYRNRAPNGIKTGWIMHEFRLETPHMPPKEDWVLCRVFHKSKGGENSTRLSSPMMLEPSIHAPSLADHTTMACRYHHQINSLATKPAHQSHGQSLLNLLQYNSHQENDDDDKNNNNLHCSNNEVSSKVDDDYEFLWDMNMEENSLGDDDDHHHHLIHGVASNSDDIRFEIDNSMIFL, via the exons ATGGGGCTAAGGGACATTGGAGCTACACTGCCTCCTGGGTTTAGGTTTTATCCAAGTGATGAGGAATTGGTTTGCCATTATCTTTACAAAAAGATTGCCAATGAGGAAGTCTTGAAGGGTACTTTGGTGGAAATTGATTTGCATACATGTGAACCATGGCAGCTTCCTG AGGTGGCAAAGTTGAATGCAAACGAGTGGTACTTCTTCAGCTTTCGTGACCGGAAGTATGCCACGGGGTTTAGAACCAACCGCGCAACCACGTCCGGCTATTGGAAAGCAACGGGGAAAGATCGGACGGTGGTCGACCCGAGAACTCAACAAGTGGTAGGGATGAGAAAGACTTTGGTGTTTTATAGGAACCGAGCTCCTAATGGAATCAAAACGGGTTGGATCATGCATGAATTCCGGCTTGAAACCCCACATATGCCCCCTAAG GAGGATTGGGTTTTATGTAGAGTGTTCCACAAAAGCAAAGGAGGAGAGAACAGCACCAGGCTGAGCTCCCCAATGATGTTGGAACCCTCAATTCATGCCCCTTCTTTAGCCGACCACACCACTATGGCTTGTAGGTATCATCATCAAATCAACTCTTTAGCCACCAAACCTGCCCATCAAAGCCATGGCCAAAGCTTGCTAAATCTGCTTCAATATAATTCCCATCAGGAAAATGACGACGACGACAAAAACAACAACAATCTTCACTGCAGCAATAATGAAGTTAGCTCCAAAGTCGATGATGACTACGAGTTCTTGTGGGACATGAACATGGAAGAAAACAGCTTGGGAGATGATgatgatcatcatcatcatcttattCATGGGGTGGCTTCCAACTCCGACGACATCAGATTTGAGATTGATAATAGTATGATTTTCTTATGA